A stretch of the Anaeromyxobacter sp. genome encodes the following:
- the gspE gene encoding type II secretion system ATPase GspE, giving the protein MAEGATELSAERPGHAPAVAPDPAAAGLRGRRLGEILVELAGLAPARLEEALLAQRGEHAGLRLGEVLLKLKATTEIDVLRALAVQLELPYLERIDPEALDPAVVAKVPINFAKQARVLPIGWQGGAVRLVVADPLDTSAQDSVAVLVGAPVSPEVATPQVVLDAINAAYDRAADEHDTIMQGLETEDLESVAHELEEPTDLLDADDEAPIIRLVNSLLFRAVKERASDIHINPEERDISVRYRIDGVLREVIRAPKRYQASIASRIKIMGGLNIAEKRLPQDGRIRIKIAGKDVDVRLSTVPTNNGERIVMRLLDKSNVILDLAEIGFEPWQLKIMDGLVTRAHGIVLVTGPTGSGKTTTLYAALAKINSPDLNILTIEDPVEIPLKGIGQVQVNPKIELTFAGGLRSFLRQDPDVIMVGEIRDLETAEIAIQASLTGHLVLSTVHTNDAAGAITRLVDMGVQPFLVASSLVGVLAQRLVRVLCPQCRKPYAPTREERDQVGLSDDIWAQAGTPAVIYKAAGCPACQGTGYLGRTGIYELMLVDDDIRQLILKNTDSSTIKQAAVNHGMLSLMQHGAYKVACGITTAAEVLSVTAEDLH; this is encoded by the coding sequence ATGGCCGAGGGCGCCACCGAGCTCTCGGCCGAGCGGCCCGGGCACGCGCCCGCCGTGGCGCCGGACCCGGCCGCGGCCGGCCTGCGCGGCCGGCGGCTCGGCGAGATCCTGGTCGAGCTGGCCGGGCTGGCCCCGGCCCGCCTGGAGGAGGCGCTGCTGGCCCAGCGCGGCGAGCACGCCGGGCTGCGGCTCGGCGAGGTGCTGCTCAAGCTGAAGGCCACCACCGAGATCGACGTGCTGCGGGCCCTGGCGGTGCAGCTCGAGCTGCCGTACCTGGAGCGCATCGACCCGGAGGCCCTCGACCCGGCGGTGGTGGCCAAGGTGCCCATCAACTTCGCCAAGCAGGCCCGGGTGCTGCCCATCGGCTGGCAGGGCGGGGCGGTGCGGCTGGTGGTGGCCGACCCGCTCGACACCTCGGCGCAGGACTCGGTGGCGGTGCTGGTGGGCGCCCCGGTGTCGCCCGAGGTGGCCACCCCGCAGGTGGTGCTCGACGCCATCAACGCCGCCTACGACCGGGCCGCCGACGAGCACGACACCATCATGCAGGGCCTCGAGACCGAGGACCTCGAGTCGGTGGCCCACGAGCTGGAGGAGCCCACCGACCTGCTCGACGCCGACGACGAGGCCCCCATCATCCGGCTCGTCAACTCGCTGCTGTTCCGCGCCGTCAAGGAGCGGGCCAGCGACATCCACATCAACCCGGAGGAGCGCGACATCTCGGTGCGCTACCGCATCGACGGCGTGCTGCGCGAGGTCATCCGCGCCCCCAAGCGCTACCAGGCCTCCATCGCCAGCCGCATCAAGATCATGGGCGGCCTCAACATCGCCGAGAAGCGGCTGCCCCAGGACGGCCGCATCCGCATCAAGATCGCCGGCAAGGACGTGGACGTCCGCCTCTCCACCGTGCCCACCAACAACGGCGAGCGCATCGTCATGCGCCTCCTCGACAAGTCCAACGTCATCCTCGACCTGGCCGAGATCGGCTTCGAGCCCTGGCAGCTCAAGATCATGGACGGGCTGGTGACCCGGGCCCACGGCATCGTGCTGGTGACCGGCCCGACCGGCTCCGGCAAGACCACCACGCTCTACGCCGCGCTGGCCAAGATCAACTCGCCGGATCTCAACATCCTCACCATCGAGGACCCGGTCGAGATCCCGCTCAAGGGCATCGGCCAGGTGCAGGTCAACCCCAAGATCGAGCTGACCTTCGCCGGCGGGCTGCGCTCCTTCCTGCGCCAGGACCCGGACGTCATCATGGTGGGCGAGATCCGCGACCTGGAGACGGCCGAGATCGCCATCCAGGCCTCGCTGACCGGCCACCTGGTGCTCTCCACGGTGCACACCAACGACGCCGCCGGGGCCATCACCCGCCTGGTGGACATGGGGGTGCAGCCCTTCCTGGTGGCCTCCTCGCTGGTGGGCGTGCTGGCCCAGCGGCTGGTGCGCGTCCTCTGCCCCCAGTGCCGCAAGCCCTACGCGCCCACCCGCGAGGAGCGCGACCAGGTGGGGCTCTCCGACGACATCTGGGCCCAGGCCGGCACCCCGGCCGTGATCTACAAGGCGGCCGGCTGCCCGGCCTGCCAGGGCACCGGCTACCTGGGGCGCACCGGCATCTACGAGCTGATGCTGGTGGACGACGACATCCGCCAGCTGATCCTCAAGAACACCGACTCCTCCACCATCAAGCAGGCCGCCGTGAACCACGGGATGCTGTCCCTGATGCAGCACGGCGCCTACAAGGTGGCCTGCGGCATCACCACCGCCGCCGAGGTCCTCTCGGTCACCGCCGAGGACCTGCACTAG
- the pilM gene encoding pilus assembly protein PilM, with protein sequence MAQSILGLDVGARAVKAVLLSSAYRGFEVADHAEAPLEPAVEGGPSLRERQAAALGRLLADRGWKAELCVVTTPGVAVAAHVVTLPFTDPRRIEQTIGFEVEGQIPYELAEAAWDWQPMGERPGMADLWVGVAPRAELTALLELLSGAGLDPRVVAPPAPTLAALLAPGVLAGEPLVAAEGQPAPAEAVLDLGEERATFCLGAAGKLEAARTVAWGAGALARSLAADLGLSAPDAARLLAGLAGGPLDGPDDGPLQALRDDPRAAEALRRAVAPLLRELRATVRGWRARGEGSRPLARLWLAGGLARLPGLAELFAGEVDGQVLPLELGAAAARGLPADTAPSFALALAAALRGHLGARLSRLNLRRGDAAYTRDMEQLRGRVATLGVAAGLVLLLAVASSGVKVFALARQEQALDKVLCDAQTKILNKCYPNYEEALSVLRGRGVPGAAIPKGSAVDVLGDLSARVPDGVALRLDRIDVTEKKLHLQGTTDTAENVDRIVTGLHASRCFADARPQGVRKRASDSKFEFSIDSALACSNPAQGGE encoded by the coding sequence ATGGCGCAGTCCATCCTGGGTCTCGACGTGGGGGCGCGGGCCGTCAAGGCCGTGCTGCTCTCCAGCGCGTACCGCGGCTTCGAGGTGGCCGACCACGCCGAGGCGCCGCTGGAGCCGGCCGTCGAGGGCGGCCCCTCGCTGCGGGAGCGCCAGGCGGCGGCGCTGGGCCGGCTGCTGGCCGACCGCGGCTGGAAGGCCGAGCTGTGCGTGGTCACCACGCCCGGCGTGGCGGTGGCGGCCCACGTGGTCACCCTGCCCTTCACCGACCCCCGGCGCATCGAGCAGACCATCGGCTTCGAGGTGGAGGGGCAGATCCCCTACGAGCTCGCCGAGGCCGCCTGGGACTGGCAGCCCATGGGGGAGCGGCCCGGGATGGCCGACCTGTGGGTGGGGGTGGCGCCGCGCGCCGAGCTGACCGCCCTGCTGGAGCTGCTCTCCGGCGCCGGGCTCGATCCCCGGGTGGTGGCGCCGCCGGCGCCCACCCTGGCGGCCCTGCTGGCCCCCGGCGTGCTGGCCGGCGAGCCGCTGGTGGCGGCCGAGGGGCAGCCGGCCCCGGCCGAGGCGGTGCTGGACCTGGGCGAGGAGCGCGCCACCTTCTGCCTGGGCGCGGCCGGCAAGCTGGAGGCGGCCCGCACGGTGGCCTGGGGCGCCGGCGCGCTGGCGCGCAGCCTGGCCGCCGACCTGGGGCTGTCGGCCCCCGACGCGGCCCGCCTGCTGGCCGGCCTGGCCGGCGGCCCGCTCGACGGCCCCGACGACGGCCCGCTGCAGGCGCTGCGGGACGACCCGCGCGCCGCCGAGGCGCTGCGGCGCGCCGTGGCCCCGCTCCTGCGCGAGCTGCGCGCCACGGTGCGCGGCTGGCGGGCCCGCGGCGAGGGCTCGCGGCCGCTGGCCCGGCTCTGGCTGGCCGGCGGCCTGGCCCGCCTGCCCGGGCTGGCCGAGCTCTTCGCCGGCGAGGTGGACGGCCAGGTCCTGCCGCTCGAGCTGGGCGCCGCCGCGGCCCGCGGCCTGCCCGCCGACACCGCCCCGTCCTTCGCCCTGGCGCTGGCGGCCGCGCTGCGCGGCCACCTGGGCGCGCGGCTCTCGCGCCTCAACCTGCGCCGCGGCGACGCCGCCTACACCCGCGACATGGAGCAGCTGCGCGGCCGGGTGGCCACCCTGGGCGTGGCGGCCGGCCTGGTGCTGCTGCTGGCGGTGGCCTCCTCGGGGGTCAAGGTGTTCGCCCTGGCCCGCCAGGAGCAGGCCCTCGACAAGGTGCTGTGCGACGCCCAGACCAAGATCCTCAACAAGTGCTACCCCAACTACGAGGAGGCGCTCTCGGTGCTGCGCGGCCGCGGGGTGCCGGGGGCCGCCATCCCCAAGGGCTCGGCGGTGGACGTCCTGGGCGACCTCTCCGCCCGGGTGCCCGACGGCGTGGCGCTGCGCCTCGACCGCATCGACGTGACCGAGAAGAAGCTGCACCTGCAGGGCACCACCGACACCGCCGAGAACGTGGACCGCATCGTCACCGGGCTGCACGCCTCGCGCTGCTTCGCCGACGCGCGGCCGCAGGGGGTGCGCAAGCGCGCCTCCGACTCGAAGTTCGAGTTCTCCATCGACTCGGCGCTGGCCTGCTCGAACCCGGCCCAGGGAGGGGAGTGA
- a CDS encoding general secretion pathway protein GspK: protein MVAVALVTAAAVDLAYQARVSLQIAGNARDELKAQAQARGAVALGRLVLHFQAQLDEVGNRAQDAAKNLGGTAGALAGGQASARPQLWRQIPIDSDLAGRLFAGSAPLGAEAPAPEADGRFEAVLDDEDRKVNVQLDGSATTQLQGAQLDSFLAMVADKHWDFLFDRDDANGQRTSRTDLAIHLKDWVDDDQVQSSVTGLYDRPFEAGFGDENFAYDRGPDRYKAKNARFDSLDELFLVTGVSDAFMAAFGDRLTVFVSRNAKMNVNADDPVELVRNARIMADPPQQPLLDDPTFGERLQLAARELRLGGFLSMTPMQFAQLLQVMGLTVNATYLQANNKDGRGAFTDRSRVYTVRGSGTVGRVEKTIAAVVSFDPEQAREQATGLGRLLHWREE from the coding sequence ATGGTGGCGGTGGCGCTGGTCACCGCCGCCGCGGTGGACCTGGCCTACCAGGCCCGCGTCTCGCTGCAGATCGCCGGCAACGCCCGCGACGAGCTGAAGGCCCAGGCGCAGGCCCGCGGCGCGGTGGCGCTGGGTCGGCTGGTGCTGCACTTCCAGGCCCAGCTCGACGAGGTGGGCAACCGCGCCCAGGATGCGGCCAAGAACCTGGGCGGGACGGCCGGCGCCCTGGCCGGCGGCCAGGCCTCGGCCCGCCCCCAGCTGTGGCGCCAGATCCCCATCGACTCGGACCTGGCCGGCCGGCTCTTCGCCGGCTCGGCGCCGCTGGGCGCCGAGGCCCCCGCGCCGGAGGCCGACGGGCGCTTCGAGGCGGTGCTCGACGACGAGGACCGCAAGGTCAACGTGCAGCTCGACGGCAGCGCCACCACCCAGCTGCAGGGGGCCCAGCTCGACAGCTTCCTGGCCATGGTGGCCGACAAGCACTGGGACTTCCTCTTCGACCGCGACGACGCCAACGGCCAGCGCACCTCGCGCACCGACCTGGCCATCCACCTGAAGGACTGGGTGGACGACGACCAGGTGCAGTCGTCGGTGACCGGCCTCTACGACCGGCCCTTCGAGGCCGGCTTCGGCGACGAGAACTTCGCCTACGACCGCGGCCCGGATCGCTACAAGGCCAAGAACGCCCGCTTCGACTCCCTCGACGAGCTGTTCCTGGTGACCGGCGTGTCCGACGCCTTCATGGCCGCCTTCGGCGACCGGCTCACCGTCTTCGTCTCGCGCAACGCCAAGATGAACGTCAACGCCGACGACCCGGTGGAGCTGGTGCGCAACGCCCGCATCATGGCCGACCCGCCGCAGCAGCCGCTGCTCGACGACCCCACCTTCGGCGAGCGGCTGCAGCTGGCGGCGCGCGAGCTGCGCCTGGGCGGCTTCCTCTCCATGACCCCCATGCAGTTCGCCCAGCTCCTGCAGGTCATGGGGCTCACGGTGAACGCCACCTACCTGCAGGCCAACAACAAGGACGGCCGCGGGGCCTTCACCGACCGCTCGCGCGTCTACACGGTGCGCGGCAGCGGCACGGTGGGCCGGGTGGAGAAGACCATCGCGGCGGTGGTGAGCTTCGACCCCGAGCAAGCCCGCGAGCAGGCCACCGGGCTGGGCCGCCTGCTGCACTGGCGAGAGGAGTGA
- the gspN gene encoding type II secretion system protein GspN yields MAIDWTTWKPRLLYGAFFVAAFLLALRQTLPAAAMRDRLVVEAAQRGWKLEAGEAGPAGLVGVGLRDVSLKDKDGLAIPMEELDVTLAALPLLRGRLRVAVAARLYDGRATGSFDLSGAPQVVEARLSHLDLAQAVPLRKAAGLDLTGLATGTARFVLPADEKGKLEGRADLTIEGAGLAGGKVPVPGMAAPLTLPALSLGQVTAAVAVAAGKGTFEKLASSGGDATLAGDGLAFTVLPKLDLSPLTGRASIRLSEAFAAKAEGKTVRSLLDLALASGKGKDGAWHLAVAGTLGHPSARPAPPPAAPAP; encoded by the coding sequence ATGGCCATCGACTGGACCACCTGGAAGCCGCGGCTGCTCTACGGCGCCTTCTTCGTCGCCGCCTTCCTGCTGGCGCTGCGCCAGACCCTGCCGGCGGCCGCCATGCGCGACCGGCTGGTGGTCGAGGCGGCGCAGCGCGGCTGGAAGCTGGAGGCCGGCGAGGCCGGCCCGGCCGGCCTGGTCGGGGTGGGGCTGCGCGACGTCTCGCTCAAGGACAAGGACGGGCTGGCCATCCCCATGGAGGAGCTCGACGTCACCCTGGCGGCCCTGCCCCTGCTGCGCGGCCGGCTGCGGGTGGCGGTGGCGGCCCGGCTCTACGACGGCCGGGCCACCGGCAGCTTCGACCTCTCCGGCGCGCCGCAGGTGGTGGAGGCCAGGCTCTCGCACCTCGACCTGGCGCAGGCGGTGCCGCTGCGCAAGGCGGCCGGCCTGGACCTGACCGGCCTGGCCACCGGCACGGCGCGCTTCGTCCTGCCGGCCGACGAGAAGGGCAAGCTGGAGGGGCGCGCCGACCTCACCATCGAGGGGGCCGGCCTGGCCGGCGGCAAGGTGCCGGTGCCCGGCATGGCCGCCCCGCTCACCCTGCCGGCGCTCTCGCTCGGCCAGGTCACCGCGGCGGTGGCGGTGGCGGCCGGCAAGGGGACCTTCGAGAAGCTGGCCTCCAGCGGCGGCGACGCCACCCTGGCCGGCGACGGCCTGGCCTTCACCGTGCTGCCCAAGCTGGACCTGTCGCCGCTGACGGGCCGGGCCTCCATCCGCCTGTCGGAGGCCTTCGCCGCCAAGGCCGAGGGCAAGACGGTGCGGTCGCTGCTCGACCTGGCGCTGGCCTCCGGCAAGGGCAAGGACGGCGCCTGGCACCTGGCGGTGGCCGGCACCCTGGGCCACCCCTCGGCCCGCCCGGCGCCGCCCCCGGCCGCGCCGGCGCCGTGA
- the gspG gene encoding type II secretion system major pseudopilin GspG: MNVTNRKRRAQRGMTLIEIMVVVIIIGLVGTAVAVNVFGNLSEAKVRTAKSDLAKISEGVDTYRVLRGRTPTTEEGLGLLIQEKILKPNKNGKLLDPWEREYIYLSPGQAHADGYDVKSYGGDGAPGGEGENADLVNN, from the coding sequence CTGAACGTGACCAACAGGAAGCGCCGCGCCCAGCGCGGCATGACCCTCATCGAGATCATGGTGGTGGTGATCATCATCGGCCTGGTCGGCACCGCCGTGGCCGTCAACGTCTTCGGCAACCTCTCGGAGGCCAAGGTGCGGACCGCCAAGTCCGACCTGGCCAAGATCTCGGAGGGGGTGGACACCTACCGGGTGCTGCGCGGCCGCACCCCCACCACCGAGGAGGGGCTGGGGCTGCTCATCCAGGAGAAGATCCTCAAGCCCAACAAGAACGGCAAGCTGCTCGACCCCTGGGAGCGCGAGTACATCTACCTCTCGCCCGGCCAGGCGCACGCCGACGGGTACGACGTGAAGAGCTACGGCGGCGACGGCGCCCCCGGCGGCGAGGGCGAGAACGCCGACCTGGTGAACAACTAG
- the gspF gene encoding type II secretion system inner membrane protein GspF, translating to MPVFEYKALSAAGKAVQGLKEAESPKALRTALKRDGVFLTEVLGEQQQQAQAKRDVNVRRWVVGRVSAEDLAVMTRQMAVLIHAGIPLVEALSALVEQVEHERLKRVVSDVKQRVNEGASLADAMAGHPRVFNGLFVNMIRAGESSGALDVVLVRLSDFTESQARLRSKIVATMIYPVAMLVIGTLVLGALFTVVIPKITKIFEDTKAVLPWTTKALIGFSTFMASYWWAVLALAILAIWGFLRWKASVPGRARWDRFKLTVPVFGRLIRTIAIGRFSRTLATLLKSGVPLLSAMDIVKNVVGNVRLAEVIEQARVSIQEGESIAAPLKRSGEFPPLVHHMVAVGERSGSLEEMLGNVADAYEDQVETTVAALTSLLEPFMIVGMGVVVAFIVFSILMPILQINSLAGGN from the coding sequence ATGCCCGTCTTCGAGTACAAGGCCCTCAGCGCGGCCGGCAAGGCGGTCCAGGGGCTCAAGGAGGCCGAGTCCCCCAAGGCCCTGCGCACCGCGCTGAAGCGCGACGGCGTCTTCCTCACCGAGGTGCTGGGCGAGCAGCAGCAGCAGGCCCAGGCCAAGCGCGACGTCAACGTCAGGCGCTGGGTGGTGGGGCGGGTCAGCGCCGAGGACCTGGCGGTCATGACCCGCCAGATGGCGGTGCTGATCCACGCCGGCATCCCGCTGGTGGAGGCGCTCTCCGCCCTGGTGGAGCAGGTGGAGCACGAGCGGCTCAAGCGGGTGGTCTCCGACGTGAAGCAGCGGGTCAACGAGGGCGCCTCGCTGGCCGACGCCATGGCGGGCCACCCGCGGGTCTTCAACGGCCTGTTCGTCAACATGATCCGGGCCGGCGAGTCCTCCGGCGCCCTCGACGTGGTGCTGGTGCGGCTCTCCGACTTCACCGAGAGCCAGGCCCGCCTGCGCTCCAAGATCGTGGCCACCATGATCTACCCGGTGGCCATGCTGGTCATCGGCACGCTGGTGCTGGGCGCCCTCTTCACGGTGGTCATCCCCAAGATCACCAAGATCTTCGAGGACACCAAGGCGGTGCTGCCCTGGACCACCAAGGCGCTCATCGGCTTCTCCACCTTCATGGCCAGCTACTGGTGGGCCGTGCTGGCGCTGGCCATCCTGGCCATCTGGGGCTTCCTGCGCTGGAAGGCCTCGGTCCCGGGCCGGGCCCGCTGGGACCGCTTCAAGCTGACCGTGCCGGTCTTCGGCCGGCTCATCCGCACCATCGCCATCGGCCGCTTCTCGCGCACCCTGGCCACCCTGCTCAAGAGCGGCGTGCCGCTCCTGTCGGCCATGGACATCGTCAAGAACGTGGTGGGCAACGTGCGCCTGGCCGAGGTGATCGAGCAGGCCCGCGTCTCCATCCAGGAGGGCGAGTCCATCGCCGCCCCCCTCAAGCGCTCCGGCGAGTTCCCGCCCCTGGTGCACCACATGGTGGCGGTGGGCGAGCGGTCCGGCTCCCTCGAGGAGATGCTCGGCAACGTGGCCGACGCCTACGAGGACCAGGTCGAGACCACCGTGGCGGCCCTCACCTCGCTGCTCGAGCCCTTCATGATCGTCGGCATGGGGGTGGTGGTGGCGTTCATCGTCTTCTCCATCCTCATGCCCATCCTCCAGATCAACTCCCTCGCAGGAGGCAACTGA
- a CDS encoding prepilin-type N-terminal cleavage/methylation domain-containing protein: MRPARPGRPAARGFTLLEVMVAMAILAMALTAAFEVVGGALRNHVRTRDLELATMLARGKLAEVEATFEADGFRDFDQSEDGTFEDDGHPEVRWKVATVKPTLELGAEGVVKAFTGADGGLEGLMAQITGGSDAAAKAAGSGGPTPGPSPLAGATTALLQSALPVLGEEIKKGVRQVRLTVSWQDGAREESFTVVTHLVVLAPGAGGSPGGGGR, from the coding sequence ATGAGGCCGGCCCGGCCCGGGCGCCCGGCGGCGCGCGGCTTCACGCTGCTGGAGGTCATGGTGGCCATGGCCATCCTGGCCATGGCGCTGACGGCCGCCTTCGAGGTGGTGGGCGGCGCCCTCCGGAACCACGTGCGCACCCGCGATCTCGAGCTGGCCACCATGCTGGCGCGCGGCAAGCTGGCCGAGGTGGAGGCCACGTTCGAGGCGGATGGCTTCCGCGACTTCGACCAGTCGGAGGACGGCACCTTCGAGGACGACGGCCACCCGGAGGTGCGCTGGAAGGTGGCCACCGTCAAGCCCACCCTGGAGCTGGGGGCCGAGGGCGTGGTGAAGGCCTTCACCGGCGCCGACGGCGGCCTGGAGGGGCTGATGGCCCAGATCACCGGCGGCTCCGACGCGGCCGCCAAGGCCGCCGGGAGCGGCGGCCCGACCCCGGGCCCCTCGCCCCTGGCGGGCGCCACCACGGCCTTGCTGCAGAGCGCGCTGCCGGTGCTGGGCGAGGAGATCAAGAAGGGGGTGCGCCAGGTCCGGCTCACCGTCTCCTGGCAGGACGGGGCCCGCGAGGAGTCCTTCACGGTGGTGACCCACCTGGTGGTGCTGGCGCCGGGCGCCGGCGGCTCGCCGGGCGGAGGTGGCCGGTGA
- a CDS encoding type II secretion system protein M, with amino-acid sequence MERWKQLKADLEAWASRLSPRERVMVTLAGVAVVLFVVFMVSFRLQAGVRAREARIEEKTKVLAQVGALASGYKRVQAERAALEARLKGPQVPLMSHVSQTGSSLGIEVTDLRPVGNPVDLDGVTEESVEVNLPRIELPRLARLLQGLERSQGLVKVRRLRLSTRTDDPKLVDATVVVATYQIKG; translated from the coding sequence ATGGAGCGCTGGAAGCAGCTCAAGGCCGACCTGGAGGCGTGGGCCTCCCGCCTCTCGCCGCGCGAGCGCGTCATGGTGACGCTGGCCGGCGTGGCGGTGGTCCTCTTCGTGGTCTTCATGGTGTCCTTCCGCCTGCAGGCCGGGGTGCGGGCCCGCGAGGCGCGCATCGAGGAGAAGACCAAGGTGCTGGCCCAGGTGGGCGCCCTGGCCTCCGGCTACAAGCGGGTGCAGGCCGAGCGGGCCGCGCTGGAGGCGCGCCTCAAGGGGCCGCAGGTGCCGCTCATGAGCCACGTCTCGCAGACCGGCAGCTCGCTGGGCATCGAGGTCACCGACCTGCGGCCGGTGGGCAACCCGGTGGACCTGGACGGCGTCACCGAGGAGAGCGTGGAGGTCAACCTGCCGCGCATCGAGCTGCCCCGGCTGGCCAGGCTGCTGCAGGGGCTGGAGCGCAGCCAGGGGCTGGTGAAGGTGCGCCGGCTCCGCCTCTCCACCCGCACCGACGACCCCAAGCTGGTGGACGCCACGGTGGTGGTGGCCACCTACCAGATCAAGGGCTGA
- a CDS encoding general secretion pathway protein GspJ — protein MIAVAITAFIGAVIAGSYQQVDRAASIVRDQSERASAVRLSLARLTRELSMAYLSEHYDRARFRDRPTLFVGRGDELLFTTMAHVRRYQDTAESDQVVVEYLVERDPDTGEEALFRRVKTHLDDEPDRGGAKDLVADHVSKVTFQYWDRVRKEWSREWSTRSSERMNELPSRVRIELEVKDADGQVQTYATQARVALTTPLEF, from the coding sequence ATGATCGCGGTGGCCATCACCGCCTTCATCGGCGCGGTCATCGCCGGCAGCTACCAGCAGGTGGACCGGGCCGCCAGCATCGTGCGCGACCAGTCGGAGCGCGCCTCGGCGGTGCGGCTCTCGCTGGCCCGCCTGACCCGCGAGCTGTCCATGGCCTACCTCTCGGAGCACTACGACCGGGCCCGCTTCCGCGACCGCCCCACCCTCTTCGTGGGCCGCGGCGACGAGCTGCTCTTCACCACCATGGCGCACGTGCGCCGCTACCAGGACACCGCCGAGTCGGACCAGGTGGTGGTGGAGTACCTGGTGGAGCGCGATCCCGACACCGGCGAGGAGGCGCTCTTCCGGCGGGTCAAGACCCACCTCGACGACGAGCCGGACCGCGGCGGGGCCAAGGACCTGGTGGCCGACCACGTCAGCAAGGTGACCTTCCAGTACTGGGACCGGGTGCGCAAGGAGTGGAGCCGCGAGTGGTCCACCCGCTCCAGCGAGCGGATGAACGAGCTGCCCTCCCGGGTGCGCATCGAGCTCGAGGTGAAGGACGCCGACGGCCAGGTCCAGACCTACGCCACCCAGGCCCGCGTGGCCCTCACCACCCCGCTGGAGTTCTGA